Proteins encoded in a region of the Capra hircus breed San Clemente chromosome 3, ASM170441v1, whole genome shotgun sequence genome:
- the LOC102184107 gene encoding membrane magnesium transporter 1-like gives MALLLWKGLVGTGLFALASAAFSTAQHHSYMRLTENEDESLPIDIVLQTLLAFADGIVHIAGEFKDMDATSELKNKTFDTLRNHPSFYVFNHHGRVLFWPSDTTNFSNQNPLSSNTSLKLQKLESLR, from the exons ATGGCGCTGTTGCTATGGAAGGGGCTGGTGGGCACCGGCCTCTTTGCCCTAGCCTCTGCGGCTTTTTCAACTGCACAGCATCATTCTTATATGAGATtaacagaaaacgaagatgaatCACTGCCAATAGatatagttcttcagacacttctGGCCTTTGCAGATGGTATAGTTCATATTGCAGGGGAGTTTAAAGACATGGATGCCACTTCAGAACTAAAAAA TAAGACATTTGACACACTAAGGAATCACCcatcattttatgtatttaatcaTCATGGTCGAGTACTGTTCTGGCCTTCAGATACAACAAATTTTTCAAACCAAAATCCATTGTCCTCTAACACATCGTTGAAGTTACAAAAACTTGAATCACTgcgttaa